A region of Rhizobium grahamii DNA encodes the following proteins:
- a CDS encoding CAP domain-containing protein — MTSFILSRRGLLRVSGLALVAGVASCATAPQKPSTPSDGEDQTAAALPLVNQLRAKNGLPPLSIDPAATAAALFQAKRMASAGKMKHVMGIADGFGPRVKASGVRLPAAENIAAGQQSVPAVVTAWINSPHHLENMLGRYNGIGVAVAHNPASRNVPYWAMVLST, encoded by the coding sequence ATGACCTCTTTCATTCTCTCACGTCGCGGTCTGCTACGCGTCTCCGGGCTTGCGCTTGTCGCAGGCGTTGCAAGCTGCGCGACCGCGCCGCAAAAGCCCTCGACGCCTTCCGATGGCGAGGACCAGACGGCTGCTGCCTTGCCGCTCGTCAACCAGTTGCGCGCCAAGAATGGCCTGCCTCCGCTCTCGATCGACCCGGCAGCCACGGCTGCCGCCTTGTTCCAGGCCAAGCGTATGGCATCGGCGGGCAAGATGAAGCATGTGATGGGCATCGCCGATGGTTTCGGGCCGCGCGTCAAGGCGAGTGGCGTCCGGCTGCCTGCCGCCGAGAATATCGCCGCCGGTCAACAGTCGGTCCCGGCCGTTGTGACCGCTTGGATCAACTCCCCGCATCATCTGGAAAACATGCTCGGCAGGTATAACGGCATCGGCGTTGCCGTTGCGCACAATCCGGCTTCCAGAAACGTGCCTTACTGGGCAATGGTACTGTCGACCTGA
- a CDS encoding DUF6460 domain-containing protein, which yields MSDQVNKFLGDSLGRTLVKLLVVSLIVGFIMAVFGWAPLDFVYGVRNFILEVWHRGFSALGRVGDYLLLGATVVIPIFLVIRLFSYRR from the coding sequence ATGTCCGATCAGGTGAACAAGTTTCTCGGCGACTCGCTCGGCCGTACGTTGGTCAAGCTTTTGGTGGTGTCGCTGATCGTCGGCTTCATCATGGCCGTCTTCGGTTGGGCACCGCTCGATTTCGTCTACGGCGTCCGCAATTTCATTCTGGAAGTCTGGCATCGCGGCTTCTCCGCACTCGGCCGCGTCGGCGACTACCTGCTGCTCGGCGCCACCGTCGTGATCCCGATCTTCCTCGTCATCCGTCTCTTCAGCTATCGCCGGTAA
- a CDS encoding methyltransferase → MQPNQLTSGDVIADRRADYAKMLDESGEPDAAAELMEQALELVPGWAAGWYRLAAYREKAGNKIGAIEAYRQTLAASPDDIFGAGLKLALLGDIETPDQPPSSYVERLFDDYADRFETSLVEKLDYSVPAKLAALVATTGRDYALAVDLGCGTGLMGPEIRDHVARLEGFDLSQNMLAKAAEKHVYDHLAQADLSLPPEATGLFADGALHRADLVTAADVLMYLGNLESVFEAVAALTGPGADFALSVEDAGGGEGFHLAPSLRYAHSETYVRALCDRHGLEVVTVNKTPIRKDGANVISGILFLTHKPA, encoded by the coding sequence ATGCAGCCGAACCAGCTCACTTCAGGCGACGTCATCGCCGATCGCCGCGCCGACTATGCCAAGATGCTCGACGAAAGCGGTGAGCCGGATGCCGCCGCCGAACTCATGGAGCAGGCGCTGGAGCTCGTGCCGGGTTGGGCGGCCGGATGGTACCGGCTGGCAGCTTACCGCGAGAAGGCCGGCAACAAGATTGGCGCGATCGAGGCCTACAGGCAGACCCTGGCGGCAAGCCCGGACGATATCTTCGGCGCGGGGCTCAAGCTTGCGCTGCTTGGCGACATCGAGACGCCCGACCAGCCGCCGAGCAGCTATGTGGAGCGCCTGTTCGACGACTATGCGGATCGCTTCGAAACCTCGCTGGTCGAGAAGCTTGACTACAGCGTTCCGGCAAAGCTCGCCGCCCTCGTTGCGACGACCGGACGCGACTATGCTCTCGCCGTCGACCTCGGCTGCGGCACCGGCCTTATGGGACCAGAGATCCGCGACCACGTCGCGCGGCTCGAGGGTTTCGATCTGTCACAGAACATGCTCGCCAAAGCAGCCGAGAAGCATGTCTACGATCATCTGGCGCAGGCCGATCTCTCGCTGCCACCGGAAGCAACAGGCCTCTTTGCCGATGGCGCGCTGCATCGCGCCGATCTGGTCACGGCAGCCGACGTGCTGATGTATCTCGGCAATCTTGAAAGCGTCTTCGAGGCGGTCGCTGCGCTGACGGGACCGGGTGCCGATTTCGCCCTTTCCGTCGAGGATGCCGGCGGAGGAGAGGGCTTCCACCTCGCGCCGTCGCTGCGATATGCGCATTCGGAAACCTACGTAAGGGCCCTGTGCGACCGTCACGGTCTGGAAGTTGTCACCGTGAACAAAACGCCCATTCGCAAAGATGGCGCGAATGTCATTTCGGGCATTCTGTTCCTTACGCATAAGCCAGCGTAA
- a CDS encoding YitT family protein, with protein sequence MAQLINALGFWNTSATRHTPVEDVQGIFSGSLIAALGLYMLASAGLLTGSTAGIAFLLHYAFGLNFGLAFFLLNLPFFYLSWKRLGVAFTVKTFIAIGLTSLMTNLQPKVMDISAIHPAWAALLGGVLLGFGLLALYRHRASLGGVGILGIYMQERFGIRAGLVQMAIDLCVLAAAFFVTTPPVVFYSVLGAVVLNLFVAINHRADRYIAL encoded by the coding sequence ATGGCACAGCTCATCAATGCCCTTGGTTTCTGGAACACCAGCGCCACCCGCCATACGCCTGTCGAGGACGTACAGGGGATTTTCTCGGGCAGCCTGATTGCTGCGCTCGGGCTTTACATGCTGGCGAGCGCCGGGCTTCTGACCGGGAGCACCGCCGGCATCGCGTTCCTGCTCCACTATGCCTTTGGCCTGAATTTCGGCCTTGCTTTCTTCCTTCTCAACCTGCCGTTCTTCTATCTCTCCTGGAAGCGCCTCGGCGTGGCCTTTACGGTGAAGACCTTCATTGCCATCGGTCTCACCTCGCTGATGACGAACCTGCAGCCGAAGGTCATGGATATTTCCGCCATTCACCCGGCGTGGGCAGCGCTTCTTGGCGGCGTCTTGCTGGGCTTCGGCCTGCTGGCGCTCTACCGTCACCGCGCCAGCCTCGGCGGCGTCGGCATCCTCGGCATCTACATGCAGGAGCGGTTCGGCATCCGCGCCGGCCTGGTGCAGATGGCGATCGATCTCTGCGTCCTTGCCGCCGCCTTCTTCGTCACCACGCCGCCTGTCGTGTTCTATTCGGTTCTCGGCGCGGTGGTGCTGAACCTCTTCGTCGCCATCAATCACCGGGCAGACCGCTACATCGCGCTCTGA
- the pdeM gene encoding ligase-associated DNA damage response endonuclease PdeM — protein MNRLALARELNGVATLPGVETAVHGVAAVCDPLGALYMPDAGILVVSDLHLEKGAAFARRGMMLPPYDTLATLTVLSAVITRYDPKLVVSLGDNFHDRVGSAHLPEAFRSLIAEMARGREWIWINGNHDPAGTVDLPGASVDEMHYGGLTFRHEPKGGLQKGEIAGHLHPAATVRRREKSVRRPCFATDGARLLMPAFGVMTGGLDLRHKAMKGLFDHNALIAHLLGRDRIYSVRFGNLVG, from the coding sequence ATGAACCGCCTGGCGCTTGCGCGTGAATTGAACGGAGTGGCCACGCTGCCTGGCGTTGAGACCGCCGTGCATGGCGTTGCTGCCGTCTGCGACCCGCTCGGCGCGCTCTACATGCCCGATGCCGGCATTCTCGTCGTATCCGATCTGCACCTGGAAAAAGGTGCGGCCTTCGCCCGTCGCGGCATGATGCTGCCGCCCTACGATACGCTCGCAACGCTGACCGTGCTTTCGGCCGTCATCACCCGCTACGACCCGAAGCTGGTGGTCTCTCTCGGCGATAACTTCCACGACCGCGTCGGCTCGGCGCACCTGCCAGAAGCATTCCGGAGCCTGATTGCGGAAATGGCGCGCGGCCGCGAATGGATCTGGATCAACGGCAACCATGATCCCGCCGGCACGGTCGACCTGCCAGGCGCCTCCGTCGACGAAATGCACTATGGCGGGCTGACCTTCCGGCATGAACCGAAAGGCGGCCTGCAGAAGGGCGAGATTGCCGGGCATCTGCATCCGGCCGCGACCGTTCGTCGTCGTGAGAAATCCGTCCGCCGCCCGTGCTTTGCCACCGACGGCGCCCGACTGCTGATGCCGGCATTCGGCGTCATGACCGGTGGCCTCGATCTTCGCCACAAGGCGATGAAGGGCCTCTTCGACCACAATGCGCTGATCGCGCACCTGCTCGGGCGCGACCGGATCTATTCCGTCAGGTTCGGCAATCTCGTCGGCTGA
- a CDS encoding ligase-associated DNA damage response DEXH box helicase, with the protein MDQIESEARIALPPPFTRWFADKGWRPRAHQLELLARAEAGDSTLLIAPTGAGKTLAGFLPSLTDLTRRGKIPPGSAFTGIHTLYISPLKALAVDIERNLMKPVEEMGLPVTVENRTGDTPVAKRQRQKLNPPDILLTTPEQVALLLANNEAERFFKDLKYIVFDELHSLVASKRGHMLSLGLARLRRLAPALQTIGLSATVSDPMDLQKWLVAQREGEDHHAGLVIVEGGAKPDISILSTEERIPWSGHSAKYAIPDVYKQLLEHQTTLLFVNTRSQAEMLFQELWTVNEENLPIALHHGSLDVGQRRKVEAAMAANRLRAVVATSTLDLGIDWGDVDLVVHVGAPKGASRLAQRIGRANHRMDEPSKAILVPANRFEVMECQAALDANYIGAQDTPPVGKGALDALAQHVLGMACAEPFDMLELYDEITSASPYADISWETFERVVDFVATGGYALRTYERYARIRKTKEGRWRVSNPQVAQQYRLNLGTIVESPMLNLRMVKRGEGGRIGRGGATLGKMEEYFFEQLSPGDTFIFAGKVLRFEGIRENEALASQAFSMDPKIPSYAGGKFPLSTYLADQVRSMIADPDRWHHLPDQVRDWLAIQNEKSMLPKRDELLIETFPRGSRCYMVVYPFEGRLAHQTLGMLLTRRLERAGAKPLGFVATDYSLGIWGFEDMGLMIQNGRLSLADLFDEDMLGDDLESWLDESFLLKRTFRNCAVIAGLIERRHPGKEKTGRQVTVSADLIYDVLRTHEPDHILLQATRQDAATGLLDISRLGDMLRRIKGHITHRALDHISPLAVPVMLEIGKEPVHGEAHDAVLAEAADDLIAEALA; encoded by the coding sequence GTGGACCAGATCGAATCCGAAGCCCGCATTGCCCTGCCCCCGCCTTTCACCCGCTGGTTCGCGGACAAGGGATGGCGCCCGCGTGCCCATCAGCTGGAATTGCTGGCACGCGCAGAGGCTGGCGACAGCACGCTGCTGATCGCGCCAACCGGCGCCGGCAAGACGCTCGCCGGCTTCCTGCCGTCGCTGACCGATCTGACCCGCCGCGGCAAGATCCCGCCCGGCTCGGCGTTTACCGGTATCCACACGCTCTACATCTCGCCGCTGAAGGCGCTCGCCGTCGACATCGAACGCAACCTGATGAAGCCGGTGGAGGAAATGGGGCTGCCTGTCACGGTCGAGAACCGCACCGGCGACACGCCCGTTGCCAAGCGCCAGCGCCAGAAGCTGAACCCGCCGGACATTCTGCTGACGACTCCGGAACAGGTGGCGTTGCTGCTCGCCAACAACGAGGCCGAGCGTTTCTTCAAGGATCTCAAGTACATCGTTTTCGATGAGTTACATTCGCTCGTTGCCTCGAAGCGTGGCCACATGCTCTCGCTCGGCCTTGCCCGCCTGCGCCGGCTGGCGCCCGCCCTGCAGACGATTGGCCTTTCGGCCACCGTCTCCGACCCGATGGACCTGCAGAAATGGCTGGTCGCGCAACGGGAAGGCGAGGACCATCACGCCGGATTGGTCATCGTCGAAGGCGGCGCCAAGCCCGATATTTCGATCCTCTCGACCGAGGAGCGCATCCCCTGGTCCGGTCATTCGGCGAAATATGCGATCCCCGACGTCTACAAGCAGCTGCTTGAGCACCAGACGACACTGCTCTTCGTCAACACCCGGTCGCAGGCCGAGATGCTGTTCCAGGAGCTCTGGACGGTGAATGAGGAGAACCTGCCGATCGCGCTGCATCACGGTTCGCTCGATGTCGGGCAGCGCCGCAAGGTGGAGGCCGCGATGGCGGCAAACCGGCTGCGGGCGGTCGTTGCTACCTCGACGCTTGACCTCGGCATCGACTGGGGCGATGTCGATCTCGTCGTCCATGTGGGTGCGCCAAAGGGTGCGTCGCGGCTTGCCCAGCGCATCGGCCGCGCCAATCACCGCATGGATGAGCCCTCGAAGGCGATCCTCGTGCCGGCCAACCGCTTCGAGGTGATGGAATGCCAGGCCGCGCTCGACGCGAACTATATCGGCGCGCAGGACACGCCGCCCGTCGGCAAGGGTGCGCTCGATGCACTGGCACAGCATGTGCTCGGCATGGCCTGCGCCGAGCCATTCGACATGCTGGAGCTCTACGATGAGATCACCAGCGCCTCGCCATATGCGGATATCTCCTGGGAGACCTTCGAGCGCGTCGTCGATTTCGTTGCGACGGGCGGCTATGCGCTGCGCACCTATGAGCGCTACGCCCGCATTCGCAAGACCAAGGAGGGACGCTGGCGCGTTTCCAACCCGCAGGTGGCGCAGCAATACCGGCTGAATCTCGGCACCATCGTTGAAAGCCCGATGCTCAACCTGCGCATGGTCAAGCGCGGCGAAGGCGGCCGGATCGGTCGCGGTGGTGCGACGCTCGGCAAGATGGAGGAGTATTTCTTCGAGCAGCTGTCGCCCGGCGACACCTTCATTTTCGCCGGCAAGGTGCTCCGCTTCGAGGGCATCCGCGAGAACGAGGCGCTGGCTTCGCAAGCCTTCTCGATGGACCCGAAGATCCCCTCCTACGCCGGCGGCAAGTTTCCGCTCTCCACCTATCTGGCCGATCAGGTGCGTTCGATGATCGCCGATCCTGATCGCTGGCACCATCTGCCGGATCAGGTGCGCGACTGGCTGGCGATCCAGAACGAGAAGTCGATGTTGCCGAAGCGCGACGAACTGCTGATCGAAACCTTCCCGCGCGGCAGCCGCTGCTACATGGTCGTCTATCCCTTCGAAGGGCGGCTGGCGCACCAAACGCTCGGCATGCTGCTGACGCGGCGGCTCGAGCGGGCCGGCGCCAAGCCGCTCGGCTTCGTCGCGACGGATTATTCGCTCGGCATCTGGGGCTTCGAAGACATGGGGCTGATGATCCAGAACGGCCGGCTCAGCCTCGCCGATCTCTTCGATGAGGACATGCTGGGCGACGATCTCGAAAGCTGGCTCGACGAATCCTTTCTCTTGAAGCGCACCTTCCGCAATTGCGCCGTGATTGCAGGCTTGATCGAGCGCCGTCACCCGGGCAAGGAAAAGACCGGGCGACAGGTCACGGTGTCGGCCGATCTGATCTACGATGTGCTTCGAACCCACGAGCCGGATCACATCCTGCTGCAGGCGACACGGCAGGATGCGGCGACCGGGCTTTTGGATATTTCACGGCTTGGCGATATGCTCAGGCGAATCAAGGGCCACATCACGCATCGTGCGCTCGACCACATCTCGCCGCTGGCGGTTCCGGTCATGCTGGAGATCGGCAAAGAGCCGGTGCATGGGGAAGCGCATGACGCAGTGCTGGCGGAAGCGGCGGATGATCTGATTGCCGAGGCACTGGCCTAG
- a CDS encoding NAD(P)/FAD-dependent oxidoreductase, with protein sequence MKTDILVLGAGIVGVSAAIHLQDRGRSVVLADRGEPGGGTSYGNAGLIERSSVVPYAFPRQLGAIVKYALNNSSDVRYDPAYLPHIAKWLARYWWHSSPTNLEKATRALLPLIEASVTEHDKLIGRAGASDLIRERGWMSFYKNPRRFEAARAEAESLSTHGLAIRILDASEFLALEPAFATSGNSIAGGVHWLDPKTVTDPQALTAAYAELFTTTGGKIVRANASALREEKNGWSITTVEGETIEAGEVVVALGPQSGLIFRKLGYPLPLAVKRGYHRHYAQSEGQPLGHSVVDEEAGYVLAPMANGIRLTTGIEFAAPDAPPNTIQLRRDEKHARALFPLGEPVEATPWLGLRPCLPDMRPVIGPAPRHRGLWFNFGHAHHGLTLGPASGRLLAEQMAGNETFADPKPFHPHRFL encoded by the coding sequence ATGAAAACAGACATCCTCGTTCTCGGTGCCGGCATTGTCGGCGTCAGTGCGGCCATTCATTTGCAGGATCGCGGCCGGTCCGTCGTGCTTGCCGATCGCGGCGAGCCGGGCGGCGGCACCAGCTACGGCAATGCCGGGCTGATCGAGCGCTCCTCCGTCGTTCCCTACGCGTTTCCGCGACAGCTCGGCGCCATTGTCAAATATGCGCTGAACAATTCGTCGGATGTCCGTTATGACCCGGCCTACCTGCCGCACATCGCCAAATGGCTGGCGCGCTACTGGTGGCATTCGTCGCCGACCAATCTGGAAAAGGCGACACGGGCGCTGTTGCCGTTGATCGAAGCCAGTGTCACCGAGCACGACAAGCTGATTGGCCGCGCCGGCGCCTCCGACCTCATCCGCGAGCGCGGCTGGATGTCGTTCTACAAGAACCCGCGCCGTTTCGAGGCTGCCCGTGCAGAAGCCGAGAGCCTGTCTACCCATGGTCTGGCAATCCGCATTCTCGACGCCAGCGAGTTTCTGGCGCTGGAGCCCGCCTTTGCCACAAGCGGCAACAGCATCGCTGGCGGCGTCCACTGGCTCGACCCGAAGACGGTGACCGACCCACAAGCGCTGACGGCAGCCTATGCGGAACTCTTCACGACTACCGGCGGCAAGATCGTCCGGGCCAATGCCTCCGCTCTGCGCGAGGAGAAGAACGGTTGGTCGATCACAACAGTTGAAGGCGAGACTATCGAGGCCGGCGAGGTCGTCGTCGCCCTCGGTCCGCAATCCGGGCTGATCTTCCGCAAGCTCGGTTATCCGCTGCCGCTGGCGGTCAAGCGCGGCTACCACCGACACTATGCACAAAGTGAGGGCCAGCCGCTTGGCCATTCCGTCGTCGACGAGGAAGCCGGCTACGTGCTGGCGCCGATGGCCAATGGCATCCGGCTGACGACGGGCATCGAATTTGCCGCGCCCGATGCGCCCCCGAACACCATCCAGCTCCGCCGCGACGAGAAACATGCCCGTGCACTCTTCCCGCTCGGCGAGCCGGTGGAAGCGACGCCGTGGCTCGGCCTGCGGCCGTGCCTGCCCGATATGCGGCCGGTGATCGGTCCGGCGCCACGCCATCGCGGCCTCTGGTTCAATTTCGGCCACGCGCATCACGGCCTGACGCTCGGTCCGGCCAGCGGTCGCTTACTGGCAGAGCAGATGGCCGGCAACGAAACGTTCGCCGATCCCAAGCCCTTCCATCCGCATCGTTTCCTGTAG
- a CDS encoding ABC transporter substrate-binding protein translates to MRKTIFLAAAALLAATHLASAEDTIRIATEGAYPPFNYVESDGSLKGLDVDMANALCEEMKAKCTIVAQDWDGIIPGLLAKKYDAIVASMSITEERKKQIDFTNKYYTTPLAVAVPKDSPLKGVSVEDMKGKVVGAQASTTQADYLNDVYAKGGAEAKMYPTQDEAVADLQNGRMDALISDKFVVVDWLNKAGKDCCKLLGDVPGTETQAGIGIRQGETELKERFNKAIDALVANGKYQEITKKYFPFNIY, encoded by the coding sequence ATGAGAAAGACGATTTTCCTGGCGGCCGCTGCCTTGCTTGCAGCGACGCACCTCGCATCCGCCGAAGATACGATCCGCATCGCAACGGAGGGTGCATACCCTCCCTTCAACTACGTCGAATCCGACGGCAGCCTGAAGGGACTCGACGTCGACATGGCCAACGCGCTTTGCGAGGAAATGAAGGCCAAGTGTACGATCGTCGCGCAGGACTGGGACGGCATCATCCCCGGTCTTCTGGCCAAGAAGTATGACGCCATCGTCGCCTCGATGAGCATCACCGAAGAGCGCAAGAAGCAGATCGACTTCACCAACAAGTACTACACGACGCCGCTCGCCGTCGCCGTACCGAAGGACAGTCCGCTGAAGGGCGTCAGCGTCGAGGACATGAAGGGCAAGGTTGTGGGCGCGCAGGCCTCGACCACGCAGGCCGACTACCTCAACGACGTTTACGCCAAGGGCGGCGCTGAAGCGAAGATGTACCCGACGCAGGACGAGGCTGTGGCCGACCTGCAGAACGGCCGCATGGACGCGCTGATCTCCGACAAGTTCGTTGTCGTCGACTGGCTGAACAAGGCCGGCAAGGATTGCTGCAAGCTGCTCGGCGACGTGCCGGGCACGGAAACGCAGGCCGGCATCGGCATCCGCCAGGGCGAGACCGAGCTGAAGGAGCGCTTCAACAAGGCGATCGACGCACTCGTCGCCAACGGGAAGTACCAGGAGATCACCAAGAAGTATTTCCCCTTTAACATCTACTGA